Proteins encoded by one window of Lactobacillus sp. ESL0684:
- a CDS encoding SLAP domain-containing protein, translating into MNFYSKRKLEKDVAKGLKTGKVRKSVRSLLVGTVAVGSLLGGLGLSNAASVVNAADTSTATDTNKVRDIKVNFKTTDGKAVSKDGKNVVATLSGKDHKVGDKIDEETAEKLVNDQVGSGYRLATTDELNQGQEQSLLGAEFTEIDHVVDAYVVKKAPAKDIKVTYKTLNGTAVQFPDKNGNLEDAVGTISGSGQLEGDKLNSDFVNKFIESQIGSEYRLPTAKELEDAGKEQGLTANTQFDATDQSVDVYVVKKASAGNVTINFVTADGGKVLVEDPEKPGKVQTIDGAVIPGTDRLAGDKINQSLIEAVVNANTQGQYELTDTDSIKDLQFTDKDQEITVTLAKKAKDAGNIKVKYLTVDGKPATVDGEEAVGEVSGEGHKAGETVSPQLAESLVSSQTGGKYRLAKDDELKPGQKQGLTDTKYTDKDQTVTVYVVEQESTDKPVEAKPAANINVTFKTTDGKQLTINGTDIKGAISGKDHVAGDKINDSVVTAFVNSQTNGQYRLATAEELGKDQKQGLTNAQYTDEEQNVTVYVVKKESANKPGDTNKPSDNNKPTDNNGSQTPATPAPSAPAAPAQTPANNTPAKPDQPANNTDANTEVKTLKHNAALYDENGNRIGSDTLKRGTDVQITGTKQIAGKKYYVTADGQYVKASNFKGTETKLKHNAYVYNKKGKRANKKVLKKGKKIKTFGNKTIKGKKFASIGNGHYVKVANLK; encoded by the coding sequence ATGAACTTTTATAGTAAAAGAAAATTAGAAAAAGACGTTGCTAAGGGTCTAAAGACTGGTAAAGTACGTAAATCAGTACGCAGCTTATTAGTTGGAACTGTTGCAGTTGGTAGTTTATTAGGTGGCTTGGGCTTAAGCAATGCAGCTAGTGTTGTTAATGCAGCAGATACAAGTACAGCAACTGATACAAACAAAGTTAGAGATATCAAGGTTAATTTCAAAACTACAGATGGCAAAGCAGTTTCTAAAGATGGTAAAAACGTTGTAGCTACACTTTCTGGTAAAGACCATAAAGTTGGTGATAAGATTGACGAAGAAACTGCTGAAAAACTTGTTAATGATCAAGTTGGTAGCGGATATCGTCTAGCTACAACTGATGAACTTAACCAAGGTCAAGAGCAAAGTTTACTAGGTGCTGAGTTTACTGAAATAGATCACGTAGTAGATGCTTATGTGGTTAAAAAGGCTCCAGCTAAAGATATTAAAGTAACCTACAAGACTCTTAATGGTACCGCTGTACAATTCCCTGATAAAAACGGTAATCTAGAAGACGCTGTAGGTACGATTTCTGGGTCAGGTCAACTTGAAGGTGATAAACTTAACAGTGACTTTGTAAATAAGTTTATTGAAAGTCAAATAGGCAGTGAATATCGTTTACCAACTGCTAAGGAATTGGAGGATGCTGGTAAAGAACAAGGCTTGACAGCAAACACCCAATTTGATGCTACTGACCAATCAGTAGATGTTTATGTGGTTAAAAAGGCATCAGCAGGCAATGTTACAATTAATTTTGTGACTGCAGATGGTGGAAAAGTTTTAGTCGAAGATCCTGAGAAGCCTGGCAAGGTTCAGACAATTGATGGTGCTGTGATTCCTGGAACAGATCGTCTAGCAGGCGATAAGATAAATCAAAGTCTAATCGAAGCTGTCGTTAATGCAAATACACAAGGTCAATATGAGCTTACTGATACTGACAGTATCAAGGATTTACAATTTACAGATAAAGATCAAGAAATAACAGTAACTTTAGCTAAGAAAGCTAAAGATGCAGGTAATATCAAGGTTAAATACTTAACAGTAGATGGAAAACCAGCTACTGTTGATGGTGAAGAGGCTGTCGGTGAAGTTTCAGGTGAAGGTCACAAGGCTGGCGAAACAGTTTCTCCACAACTTGCTGAATCATTGGTTAGTTCACAAACTGGTGGTAAGTATCGTTTAGCTAAAGACGATGAGCTTAAACCTGGACAAAAACAAGGTTTAACAGATACTAAATATACAGATAAAGATCAAACAGTGACTGTCTACGTTGTTGAACAAGAATCAACAGATAAGCCAGTAGAAGCAAAACCAGCTGCTAACATTAACGTTACTTTCAAGACAACAGACGGCAAGCAACTAACTATTAATGGAACAGATATCAAGGGTGCCATCAGTGGTAAAGACCATGTTGCAGGTGACAAGATTAATGATTCTGTAGTAACCGCTTTTGTTAACTCACAAACAAATGGACAATATCGTTTAGCAACAGCTGAAGAATTAGGCAAGGATCAAAAACAAGGTTTGACTAATGCTCAATACACTGATGAAGAGCAGAACGTTACTGTTTATGTAGTTAAGAAGGAATCAGCTAATAAGCCTGGTGATACTAATAAACCTAGTGACAACAATAAGCCAACTGATAACAATGGTTCTCAAACCCCAGCTACTCCTGCACCAAGTGCTCCAGCTGCTCCTGCTCAAACCCCAGCAAATAACACACCAGCTAAGCCAGATCAACCAGCAAATAATACTGATGCAAATACTGAAGTTAAGACTCTGAAACATAATGCTGCACTGTATGATGAAAATGGTAACCGCATTGGTAGTGATACTCTAAAGAGAGGTACTGACGTACAAATTACTGGTACTAAGCAAATTGCTGGTAAGAAGTACTACGTAACTGCTGATGGTCAATACGTTAAGGCAAGTAACTTCAAGGGTACTGAAACTAAATTAAAGCACAATGCTTATGTTTACAACAAGAAGGGTAAGCGTGCTAATAAGAAGGTTCTGAAGAAGGGTAAGAAGATTAAGACTTTTGGTAACAAGACTATCAAGGGCAAGAAGTTTGCTTCAATTGGTAATGGTCATTACGTAAAGGTAGCTAACTTAAAATAA
- a CDS encoding SLAP domain-containing protein: MNFNRKRKLQKDVAKSLKGGRLHKLAKNLLVGTVAVGMLGSSTVFSSNIVAAATTKSAQKAAKADKTDESSKLSKELADVLYQMHDGVKQVYQGASSLQGKLTSDQYQQVKPKIDDILVKVQGLPPVDGSGLNYIFDNSKDITSIYNDAIAITNTLKGKGIKTDLVNILHGAEKIDQSLGSDQIKELKDIYAAIEGLKGSDDPAASDAGDLAQKFHPGISKMYHGLNNLKQDLPSDKYQTVKDDIKDILANLKDLENIGNNPFALGNENVRGIYNDAVKIADELAGTGVKTDLVAILHGAEDINSQIGETEVAQLKNVYAALEALSGDSDVTKQKIGDLAKKLRPGMTDVYRGLAQLRKDLPADKYQTLKNQIKVILADIQDLPGGVDDWSFISTDSEKIKKIYNDTLAVTTELAGTGVKTDLGTVMSGLDKMNQSIGETEISELKDIYDALEKPAVPTEETKYTITSADTIKLEQGATFDTDAKAAIKSDPELPEDAQVTWTDKDKIDTSKVGEQTAHVEVKIGNKVIATVEVKINVTPKQEAKPAADINVTFKTTDGKQLTIDGKDVKGVFTGKDHVAGDKITTADVETFVAAQTKGQYRLAKTDELKEGQKQGLIDAQYPDKEDANGTVVYVVKKANPSDNNTGSDTSSAPTQAPANTEKPTDNNSGEAAPAETTKTLKHNAYVYDKNGKRANKKVLKKSTDVKVTGTKTIKGKKYYVIADGQYVKAANFTGTETKLKHNAYVYNKNGKRANKKVLKKGKKIKTFSTKTIKGKKFASIGKGHYVKVANLK; encoded by the coding sequence ATGAACTTTAATCGAAAACGGAAGTTGCAAAAAGATGTTGCTAAGAGTCTTAAGGGAGGCAGACTGCATAAGTTAGCTAAGAACTTGTTAGTTGGTACTGTTGCAGTCGGTATGTTAGGCAGCAGCACGGTATTCTCAAGTAATATAGTAGCAGCGGCAACAACTAAATCTGCTCAAAAGGCAGCAAAAGCTGATAAAACTGATGAATCTAGCAAACTTTCAAAAGAACTTGCCGATGTTTTATACCAAATGCATGACGGAGTTAAGCAGGTCTACCAAGGGGCAAGTAGCTTGCAAGGGAAGCTGACTTCTGATCAATATCAACAAGTAAAGCCTAAGATTGATGATATTCTTGTTAAGGTTCAAGGGCTGCCACCTGTTGATGGCAGTGGACTAAATTATATATTTGATAATTCAAAAGATATTACCAGCATTTATAATGATGCAATTGCTATTACTAATACTCTCAAGGGTAAAGGTATTAAAACTGATTTAGTCAACATTTTGCATGGTGCCGAAAAGATCGATCAAAGTTTAGGTTCCGATCAAATTAAAGAACTAAAAGATATTTATGCGGCAATTGAAGGCTTAAAAGGTTCGGATGATCCAGCAGCAAGTGATGCAGGAGATCTTGCTCAAAAGTTCCATCCAGGAATCTCTAAAATGTACCATGGGCTGAATAATTTAAAGCAAGATTTACCAAGTGATAAGTATCAAACTGTTAAAGATGATATTAAGGATATTTTAGCTAATTTAAAGGATTTAGAAAATATAGGTAATAATCCTTTTGCATTGGGTAATGAAAATGTACGTGGTATTTATAATGATGCAGTCAAGATTGCCGATGAATTAGCGGGCACCGGAGTTAAGACTGATTTAGTAGCTATCTTACATGGCGCTGAAGATATTAATAGTCAGATTGGTGAGACTGAAGTTGCCCAGCTAAAGAATGTTTATGCGGCATTGGAAGCGTTAAGTGGTGATTCTGATGTTACTAAGCAGAAAATTGGAGATCTTGCTAAGAAGTTACGTCCTGGTATGACCGATGTCTATCGTGGCTTAGCACAATTAAGAAAAGATTTACCAGCTGATAAGTATCAGACTCTTAAGAATCAAATCAAAGTAATTTTAGCTGATATCCAAGACTTGCCTGGAGGAGTAGACGATTGGTCTTTTATTAGCACGGATTCAGAAAAAATTAAAAAGATTTACAACGATACTTTAGCAGTAACAACTGAATTAGCAGGTACAGGTGTCAAGACTGATTTGGGAACCGTGATGTCTGGTTTAGATAAGATGAATCAAAGTATTGGTGAGACTGAGATTTCTGAATTAAAAGATATTTATGATGCGCTAGAAAAGCCAGCAGTCCCAACTGAGGAAACTAAATATACTATTACATCAGCAGACACAATTAAGTTGGAGCAGGGTGCAACATTTGATACAGATGCTAAAGCTGCGATTAAATCAGATCCAGAGTTGCCGGAAGATGCACAAGTAACTTGGACAGATAAGGATAAAATCGATACTAGTAAAGTCGGTGAACAAACAGCTCATGTTGAAGTAAAAATTGGTAATAAAGTAATTGCAACAGTTGAAGTAAAGATTAATGTTACACCTAAGCAAGAAGCCAAACCAGCTGCTGATATTAACGTTACCTTCAAGACAACGGACGGTAAGCAACTAACTATTGACGGTAAAGATGTCAAGGGTGTGTTTACTGGTAAGGATCATGTTGCAGGAGATAAGATTACAACAGCTGATGTTGAAACTTTTGTTGCTGCACAAACTAAGGGTCAATATCGTTTAGCTAAAACTGATGAACTTAAAGAGGGTCAAAAGCAAGGCTTAATTGATGCGCAGTACCCTGACAAAGAAGATGCAAATGGTACGGTTGTTTATGTAGTTAAGAAAGCCAATCCAAGTGACAACAATACCGGTTCAGACACTTCATCTGCACCAACCCAAGCACCAGCTAATACTGAAAAGCCAACAGATAACAACTCTGGCGAAGCCGCTCCAGCTGAAACTACCAAGACTTTGAAGCATAATGCCTATGTTTATGACAAGAATGGTAAGCGTGCTAACAAGAAGGTATTGAAGAAGAGCACTGATGTCAAAGTTACTGGCACTAAGACTATCAAAGGCAAGAAATACTATGTAATTGCCGATGGTCAATACGTCAAGGCTGCTAACTTTACGGGTACTGAAACTAAGTTAAAGCATAATGCTTATGTTTACAACAAGAATGGCAAACGTGCTAACAAGAAAGTCTTGAAGAAAGGTAAGAAGATTAAGACCTTTAGTACTAAGACGATTAAGGGTAAGAAGTTTGCTTCAATTGGCAAGGGTCATTATGTCAAAGTAGCTAACTTGAAGTAA
- a CDS encoding Rib/alpha-like domain-containing protein → MNFYQKQKLQKEFTKGFKSGKLRRAARSLLISTLVVGSLGTAFASNTQSVQAGTEAPTNEPNQTQAQKADIRARKTIEVTQGEEFNISAKDAVTYPIDAVSAKWVDTPKTTDIGPQLAYVKVTFEDGSSVVVTVLVNVVKKSETSGVTEAEQYNPTAKSTIEVEQGKEITVSAKDAIEEFPADATAKWTHDVKTDKVGYQIANVEVTYKDGSSDQVPVLVNVKEKATTPNTSAPTTPAEPTTPTETPDPADPVSTVIKPQGVITVKQGQPFTVKAEDAVTKLPEGATANWVNEIKTDNAGPQLGYVEVTFADGKKQQVPVIIVVNAVNDSTESTVKGKDVVLVDQRQPFDVKAEDAVVGMPKDASAEWVNEIKTDDPGAQLGLVKVTFADKSTAVVPVLIIVKDVKIPQKDQYQIKAKGTIVLEQGAKFNVAAGDAITASPKLPSSARVVWDEDDQIDTNFVGEQTAHVQVIFLDDSIASVPVTVEVKAKQDKPATPPTANKPATPAPTTPPDNSTNNVPSAPVQTPANEVPSQPDKSATDTNQNVTTKTLKHNAAVYDENGNPTGVQSIKRGTTVKVIGTKTIAGKKYYQLDNGQYVKASNFKGTETKLKRKSYIYNKHGKRIGKKTLKKGKKVKTFGNKKIKGKLYASLGKGQYVKVANLK, encoded by the coding sequence TTGAACTTTTATCAAAAACAAAAATTACAAAAAGAATTTACAAAAGGATTTAAAAGTGGCAAATTACGCCGAGCAGCTAGGAGTTTATTAATTAGCACCTTAGTTGTAGGAAGCTTAGGGACTGCTTTTGCTTCAAACACTCAGTCTGTTCAAGCAGGGACTGAGGCTCCAACTAATGAGCCCAATCAAACACAGGCACAAAAAGCTGATATTAGAGCACGTAAAACAATTGAAGTTACTCAAGGCGAAGAGTTTAATATCAGTGCTAAAGATGCAGTAACATATCCAATTGACGCAGTATCAGCTAAATGGGTTGATACCCCGAAAACTACAGATATTGGACCGCAATTAGCTTATGTCAAAGTAACTTTTGAAGATGGGTCATCTGTTGTTGTCACTGTTTTGGTTAATGTTGTTAAAAAATCCGAGACGTCAGGAGTAACAGAGGCAGAGCAGTATAATCCAACAGCTAAGTCTACAATTGAAGTTGAACAAGGCAAAGAAATCACTGTTTCAGCTAAAGACGCAATTGAAGAATTTCCGGCAGATGCAACAGCAAAATGGACGCATGACGTCAAGACTGATAAGGTCGGTTATCAGATAGCCAATGTTGAAGTTACTTATAAAGATGGTTCATCGGATCAAGTACCAGTTTTAGTCAATGTAAAGGAAAAGGCAACTACTCCAAACACTAGTGCACCAACAACGCCTGCAGAGCCAACTACTCCTACAGAAACTCCTGATCCAGCAGATCCTGTGTCAACAGTAATTAAGCCTCAAGGTGTTATTACAGTTAAGCAAGGGCAACCATTTACGGTTAAGGCTGAAGATGCGGTAACCAAGCTTCCCGAAGGAGCAACAGCTAACTGGGTCAATGAAATTAAGACAGACAATGCAGGTCCACAATTAGGTTATGTCGAAGTTACTTTTGCGGATGGCAAGAAGCAGCAAGTACCAGTCATAATTGTAGTTAACGCAGTCAATGATTCCACAGAGTCAACTGTTAAGGGCAAAGATGTTGTCTTGGTTGACCAAAGACAACCATTTGATGTTAAGGCCGAAGATGCAGTTGTTGGTATGCCAAAAGATGCAAGTGCTGAATGGGTTAATGAGATTAAGACGGATGATCCAGGTGCCCAATTAGGCTTGGTCAAAGTAACTTTTGCAGATAAGTCTACAGCAGTAGTACCAGTTTTGATTATTGTTAAAGATGTCAAAATACCACAAAAAGATCAATATCAAATTAAAGCTAAGGGAACGATTGTACTTGAACAAGGGGCTAAATTCAATGTAGCTGCTGGAGATGCAATTACTGCATCTCCTAAGTTGCCAAGTTCTGCAAGAGTAGTTTGGGATGAGGATGATCAGATTGATACTAACTTTGTTGGTGAACAAACTGCACATGTCCAAGTGATCTTCTTAGATGATTCGATTGCAAGTGTCCCAGTTACGGTTGAAGTTAAGGCTAAGCAGGATAAACCAGCCACACCGCCAACAGCCAATAAACCAGCGACTCCAGCACCAACTACCCCTCCTGACAATTCGACTAATAATGTGCCATCAGCTCCTGTTCAAACACCAGCTAATGAAGTGCCGAGTCAACCTGACAAATCAGCTACGGATACTAATCAAAATGTAACCACCAAAACTTTGAAACACAATGCTGCTGTTTATGATGAAAATGGTAATCCGACCGGTGTTCAATCAATTAAGAGGGGTACAACGGTCAAGGTTATCGGCACAAAAACAATTGCTGGCAAGAAATATTACCAACTTGATAATGGTCAATATGTTAAAGCAAGCAACTTCAAGGGTACTGAAACCAAGCTAAAGCGCAAATCCTATATTTACAATAAGCATGGTAAACGTATTGGTAAAAAGACACTTAAAAAGGGCAAGAAAGTTAAGACTTTTGGTAATAAAAAAATCAAAGGTAAGCTTTACGCCTCGCTTGGCAAAGGTCAATACGTTAAGGTAGCTAATTTGAAATAA